The nucleotide sequence CGGCGACACCCCCTCATcgctctctgcactctctccttctccccgtgAACAACCCTCATTCTCCCTCTTCGccctctctgcactctctgcactctctccttctccccgtgAACAACCCACACCCTCACTTCCACACCACATCAACGGCGACACCACCTCATCGCCATCTCCGTCTCTACGTCTCTGTCTctgcctcggtctctccgtctccgtctCTCCCTCAGTCTCTCCGTCTTCGTCTctgcctcggtctctccgtctccgtctctccctcggtctctccgtctccatctctgcctcggtctctccgtctccgtctctgcctcggtctctccgtctccgtctctccctcggtctctccgtcttCGTCTCTCCCGCGATCTGGATCCTTCTTCTTCGATCTGGTTTCTGGATCCTTCTTCTTCGATCGGGTTTCTGGATCCATCTTCTTCGATATGGTTTCTGGATCCCTTTCTCACCTCCGCCGGCGGCGACGACGACGacaaatatcgcgataatatcgctaatatcggtaatatcgcgatattaccgatattatcgcgatattttaccgatattttatttttactaaaaaaaatatcgcCGGAtcaaaaaaacgatattatcggcgccgataatatcgatttttAAATCCTTGGTTCTATCCAATAGGATGAATTTTCGCTCACCACCCTCAAGACGTTCATTACCTTATTTATCATCGTTTgattagtttaaattttaaaatttgtatatattcACTACACAAAtatcgaaatttaaaatcatctaACAGTAATAAATAAAGTGATGATCAtcttatatatttaatttaaactcATGAGTTGGAATTTATGCAGATGTGTTGTTTGATAAGTAAATGATGAATCTAAAAAGGTATATTAAGAAGTCGGGTAATGCTaaggaaactaaatttgtagacaaaatttacaaactaaataatgtgtcaccaataagaatgaACATGTTTATCAATGTTTATGCAATAATTCagtcatcaactttcatgtaaTTTAGTTTACAATATTTTATCTACAATTTtgatctccttagcattactctAACAAGTCTATACAGCGGTATGAAGGCTAGACAAATAGTAATCAATGCCATTAACAATGGAATAGGACCCCATCCAGATTGGGGAACCAAATGATCAATCAATCGtgttcattcatcgtacatcgtacggttagaaattattttaaattttttatttaaaattaaatataaacataacctaattaaaattgACCGTACAATGTACAATAAACGGTTGTGATTGATTGATCCTCCAAATCCCTCAAAAAAattccggagaggatcctcgtcCATTAACAATTGAGCCTGCATTTGCATCCTTAACCGGACATTAATTAAATCACAAGAAAACCATTATCCGCGCTTCAAACAACTTTCccataaatcaaaacaaaaccattacGTATTGTTTGATCCAATTTTTAAGTATATACTAATTACTATTGAATATAATTAGATACAAGTTGTACTTGTTTAAGTAGTAAAATTATGTTTAATTAAAGACTATAACGATGTGGGGTCGGCACCGGCCCTCCTCCTCCGCCACCTTCAAAGTCATTGACTTGACCTActatataaaaaatgaaaaaagttttctactttaacaaaaaaaatcatatttttacattaaaaagtcaatcctagtactattcactttaccctttattttgtttttatcgttaaaactcaaagttttcaaacaattttcattagtttttcttataaaaagGGGGTTTTATAACTTGAATccttgaaaaaaattgaaatttaaaataaacttgatgttagattacatattgattatagttccccttaattcaaaataattaatgtataTTTTATTcaatgtctcccattaaatatttaaatttattaatatacacattttaatatattttttgatcaaacaaaagttttttttaatttattaattatatttaacattcttcaaacttgaaaaactcaatgttagtaccgaaattttattatattgaattaatgtatttaaatgttagtgccgaaatatattatattaaactaaggtacctaaatgtatgtaccaaaatgtttgtacccaaatatattatattaaactaatgtaccgaaatgtattatattaaattaatatacctaaatgtttgtatcgaaatgtatgtactgaaatatgtgtacctaaatgtatgcatcaaaatgtattataatgaatttaatgtacatatatgaagaagacaaagtatatcgaaatatattgtaaaataaaaattaatttatttaaatatttacaacaaaatatattacgatgaatgaaatgaaaattataattataatgaaataaggttaatacattaaaattaggaagaaaaagagaaataattaaaacatcaaaaatataattaataaattagaTGATTACtgtatcaagggactaaaattagattttgattttacttatggttttaatctaaaaatcatatttgccaagaattaaaatgaagtttcctAATATAAATATCACGTTTATATCGAAATAaaataacacaattgaaaaagtcaaaaccaagaaaataatACTATATTTTTATAAGACAACGAAAAATAACACTCAAAAACTTTCTTCCTATATAAACAGCTACATATGGGGTTCTTCCATATCACTCACACATTTAACAGCCTCATTGCACTCACACAAACaacacaaaatatcaaattctgGCACTTGGGTTTTCAGAATTTTGCTTGAAGATCTTGTTTTTGTTTCCGATACGAGCTCGAAGATTGCCGGAAATGATATGTCTAATGGCTTCTCAGTCCCATTTGGGCATGGCAGTAATACTTTTCTACACATGTTTCTGGATCCCATTTCACCAGATGAAGAAGTTTCTGGGCAGATTATTTTTTGGCGTGATATTTTTCGCTCATTTCCAGCAGCAGGAAGAGGAGTGTACGAGTCTTCCAGTGGCTAGGTTCCAGGACTTGCAGGCTCATGGTACCAAAAGGTGTGGACAAGTTTTGGAGAAGACATGTTCAGTTTGCTTGGTGGATTTTGAGGAGGAGGATTTGGTGAGCCAATTGGGAAAATGTGGACATGTTTTCCACGTTGATTGCATTGAGAGGTGGATTGAGAGCAGTCACTTTACCTGCCCAGTTTGCAGGTCACTGTTCTTCAATGTCAAAACTTGTCATGCAAAACTGGATGAGGAAGTTAATATCTCTTCCTCCTACATTAATGGTGGTTTTTCTTGGTATTATTAGTTATTTGATTTTGATTAATTAAGTAATTAGTAGTTCTTTGTTTGAAGAGAGGATCTGGGGATGTAAAGGGAGGCAATCATGTAATTGGCTGTTAATTATAAGAATACATTTCTAATTTCATGTAAAAATACATATAGATATTTATCATTTATAAGACAGTGcagaagaaataaaaaaccaGTAAGCAACATCAAGCATTAATCAAGCAAATGCAGTTTCTGTTTGTAGAGGGAAATGAACCCTAAATTTATCATAACTTTATCTCGTCGATTCATCTTTCCTACCACTTGGATAAACTACCAATacctttttgttgttttaaaatgtAAAGAAGGATTAAGCAAGATTAGCTCATCGACAATGGTCAAGTGTGAGGAGTCGACCATTCCTTGTAGGGGTGAGAACCATTACACATGGAAAACCCCTTGCCCTCCTTCCCTACCACTTTGACTAAGTCCGAtgagttatttttatttaaacgataattttatttaatctaaactacataaataaatatttaagctTCGAGCACACTGCTCAACTAACTTAACTAAGCACAAGTCTACAACTATAACTGCAAGGATACTTAAATAAAAAGTATGAGCACACTGCTCAAACTTTCAATAATTCAATTCATATACTCATTGTTgcttgtttgattttttttctaaatgtaATATTGGCAATAAAAATTAGTTTGGCAATTG is from Malus sylvestris chromosome 5, drMalSylv7.2, whole genome shotgun sequence and encodes:
- the LOC126622699 gene encoding RING-H2 finger protein ATL18-like: MICLMASQSHLGMAVILFYTCFWIPFHQMKKFLGRLFFGVIFFAHFQQQEEECTSLPVARFQDLQAHGTKRCGQVLEKTCSVCLVDFEEEDLVSQLGKCGHVFHVDCIERWIESSHFTCPVCRSLFFNVKTCHAKLDEEVNISSSYINGGFSWYY